One Prosthecodimorpha staleyi DNA window includes the following coding sequences:
- a CDS encoding maleate cis-trans isomerase family protein → MTTAPADPVASPLAMPGRAMGVITPSANLVVERVTAAVLQSFPDISAHYSRSPVRGSKDPFPAGYDLAGMLGAARLLGDAALDAIVWNGSKGASIGFTHDRDLAAAITRETGIAATTSMLAIDAELRRLGITHVGVVTPYRRDEQERLCAVLEAEGYRVVAEAHSGVADNLAFMRVPPAEIAAMVGEVAAARPQAVLTLCTNFPAAFQVAGLEAATGLPVYDTTLAGVWAGLVAAGIDTRPGASAWGRMFATGEAQ, encoded by the coding sequence ATGACGACCGCGCCTGCCGATCCGGTCGCGTCGCCCCTCGCCATGCCCGGGCGGGCGATGGGCGTGATCACGCCTTCGGCCAATCTGGTCGTCGAGCGGGTGACGGCGGCCGTGCTGCAGAGCTTTCCGGACATCTCCGCGCACTATTCCCGCTCGCCCGTGCGCGGCTCCAAGGATCCGTTCCCGGCGGGCTACGATCTCGCCGGCATGCTCGGCGCGGCCCGGCTGCTCGGTGATGCCGCGCTCGACGCGATCGTCTGGAACGGCAGCAAGGGCGCCAGCATCGGCTTCACCCATGACCGCGATCTGGCCGCAGCGATCACGCGCGAGACCGGCATCGCAGCGACCACATCGATGCTGGCGATCGACGCGGAATTGCGCCGGCTCGGCATCACCCATGTCGGCGTCGTGACGCCCTATCGGCGGGACGAGCAGGAACGCCTGTGCGCCGTCCTGGAAGCGGAGGGCTACCGGGTCGTCGCCGAGGCCCATTCCGGCGTCGCCGACAATCTCGCCTTCATGCGCGTGCCGCCGGCCGAGATCGCCGCCATGGTCGGTGAGGTGGCCGCGGCGCGGCCGCAGGCGGTGCTGACGCTGTGCACCAACTTCCCCGCCGCCTTCCAGGTCGCCGGACTGGAAGCTGCGACCGGGCTGCCGGTCTACGACACGACTCTGGCCGGCGTCTGGGCCGGCCTCGTCGCCGCCGGCATCGACACGCGCCCGGGCGCGTCGGCCTGGGGGCGGATGTTCGCAACCGGCGAGGCCCAATGA
- a CDS encoding trimethylamine methyltransferase family protein yields MTETPSGGQTAPIEAAAPSGRRRERGSRGTRSAGTPDFSPIPRLRVPWAPLDILSAEQTERILDGAYRVLAETGLEIRSPEARAIYAKAGALVDDETQIVRLGRDIVEAALALAPAEFVLYARDPARHLHVGGNTVNFGPVNGAPNITDREGGRRYGDIAAFRDILKITHRLGILHWQGGIVVEPTDRPVPSRHLDCYLAHIECSDIVWAARGVGRPQAEDALAMSAIEHGCSIDDLARRPTLMTVTNVNSPRRVDEEILASIMTLAAAGQCVVITPFTLMGAMAPVTLAGALVQQTAEQLAIVALCQLVRPGAPTVLGGFTSNVDMRTGSPAFGTPEYVRACLATAQIGRRLRLPVRTSAVNASPTVDAQSTYETFFSLQAAILSHSHLINHAAGWLEGGLAASMEKIVVDAEMLRGWAEILKPLAFSDDELAIDAIAGVPAGGHFFGAAHTLARYETAFYRPLLSDWSNYENWRDVGARDATVRATDIWKRARDEWVAPPLDPAIREALGAFVARRREELERTAA; encoded by the coding sequence ATGACCGAGACACCGAGCGGCGGGCAGACGGCCCCGATCGAAGCCGCCGCCCCGTCGGGTCGCCGGCGTGAGCGCGGCAGTCGCGGCACCCGCTCGGCCGGAACGCCGGACTTCAGCCCGATCCCGCGCCTGCGCGTGCCGTGGGCGCCGCTCGACATCCTCTCCGCCGAGCAGACCGAGCGCATCCTCGACGGCGCCTACCGGGTGCTCGCGGAGACCGGTCTCGAAATCCGCAGCCCGGAGGCCCGCGCCATCTACGCCAAGGCCGGCGCCCTGGTCGACGACGAGACGCAGATCGTCCGCCTCGGCCGCGACATCGTCGAAGCCGCGCTCGCCCTGGCGCCGGCCGAATTCGTGCTCTATGCCCGCGATCCCGCCCGCCACCTGCATGTCGGCGGCAACACGGTCAATTTCGGCCCGGTCAACGGCGCGCCCAACATCACCGACCGCGAGGGCGGCCGCCGCTACGGCGACATCGCCGCCTTCCGCGACATCCTCAAGATCACCCACCGGCTCGGCATCCTGCACTGGCAGGGCGGCATCGTGGTCGAGCCGACCGACCGGCCGGTGCCGAGCCGTCATCTCGACTGCTACCTCGCCCATATCGAATGCTCGGATATCGTCTGGGCCGCGCGCGGCGTCGGCCGGCCGCAGGCCGAGGATGCGCTCGCCATGTCGGCCATCGAGCATGGCTGCTCGATCGACGACCTCGCCCGCCGCCCGACCCTGATGACGGTGACCAACGTCAACTCGCCGCGCCGGGTCGACGAGGAGATCCTGGCCTCGATCATGACCCTGGCGGCGGCCGGCCAATGCGTCGTGATCACGCCCTTCACGCTGATGGGCGCCATGGCGCCGGTGACGCTGGCCGGCGCGCTGGTGCAGCAGACCGCCGAGCAGCTGGCCATCGTTGCGCTCTGCCAACTGGTCCGCCCCGGCGCCCCGACGGTCCTCGGCGGCTTCACCTCCAATGTCGACATGCGCACCGGCTCGCCGGCCTTCGGCACGCCCGAATATGTCCGTGCCTGCCTCGCCACGGCGCAGATCGGCCGCCGCCTGCGCCTGCCGGTGCGCACCAGCGCCGTCAACGCCTCGCCGACGGTCGACGCACAGTCGACCTACGAGACCTTCTTCTCGCTGCAGGCCGCCATCCTCAGCCACAGCCACCTGATCAACCATGCGGCCGGCTGGCTCGAGGGCGGCCTCGCCGCCTCGATGGAAAAGATCGTGGTCGATGCCGAGATGCTGCGCGGCTGGGCCGAGATCCTGAAGCCGCTCGCCTTCTCGGATGACGAACTGGCCATCGACGCCATCGCGGGCGTGCCGGCCGGCGGCCATTTCTTCGGCGCCGCCCATACGCTCGCCCGCTACGAGACCGCCTTCTACCGGCCGCTCCTGTCGGATTGGTCGAACTACGAGAACTGGCGCGATGTCGGCGCGCGCGATGCGACGGTCCGGGCCACCGACATCTGGAAGCGCGCGCGCGACGAATGGGTCGCCCCGCCGCTCGATCCCGCCATCCGCGAAGCGCTCGGCGCCTTTGTGGCGCGCCGGCGCGAAGAACTCGAAAGGACTGCCGCATGA
- a CDS encoding GcvT family protein, which produces MKSHARAVVIGGGVVGVSVLYHLAKIGWTDVVLLEKNELTSGSTWHAAGGVTTLNSDANVSKLQKYTFDLYRELEQVTGQSCGIHHNGGIYLAASDGQMDFLKLIHSRARTLGMDTEMISVADAKARNVLIDERHFTGALWREDGGYVDPWLVTQAYVTAARQLGAEVHRFTKVEALVQRPDRTWDVVTDKGTINAEHVVNAGGLWAREVGRLVGLELPVLAMEHIYVVTEPVPALKGLPREIINTSDFTGEIYLRQEGEGVLLGTYEQACKVWAPKETPDDFHGRLLPDDIERIAPELERGFRHFPALAEVGIKKVVNGPFTFSPDGNPLVGPVEGLPGFWCACAVMAGFSQGGGIGLVLSRWMAEGDPGQDVLAMDVARYGHFATPRYTAIKVQENYRRRFRLTYPNEEMPAARPLRRSPVYGALDAAGAVWGNNFGLESPLWFAHEGIDRTETPTYRRSEAFGPVGDECRAVRNAVGLTEITNYGKYEVTGRGARAFLDRVFACRIPRPGRMALAPMLSPRGRIIGDLTIACLAEDRYLIVGSGFAERFHMRWFADRNPPDDVFVRAASSSYAGFALSGPKARDVLGALADFDVSAEGFRLFGVREAPVGLSPAIVQRCGFTGELGYEIWVTPDYLPQLYDDLTAAGRDFGLRLYGGRAVSSLRLEKNYGSFNKDFRPDYTAAETGLDAFVDFAKTVDFTGRAAVLAERETGPKRRFVTFKVDAPHADVVGYEVVLKDGKPVGHVTSGGWGHAVGASLAMGYVPAALAQDGETFAIDILGVECPAVITARPLYDPEGARLRS; this is translated from the coding sequence ATGAAAAGCCATGCCCGGGCGGTCGTGATCGGCGGCGGCGTGGTCGGTGTCTCCGTCCTCTATCATCTGGCCAAGATCGGCTGGACCGACGTGGTCCTCCTGGAGAAGAACGAGCTGACCTCCGGCTCGACCTGGCATGCGGCGGGCGGCGTCACCACGCTCAATTCCGACGCCAACGTCTCCAAGCTGCAGAAATACACCTTCGATCTCTATCGCGAGCTGGAACAGGTCACCGGCCAGTCCTGCGGCATCCATCACAACGGGGGCATCTATCTGGCCGCCTCCGACGGGCAGATGGATTTCCTCAAGCTGATCCATTCGCGCGCCCGCACGCTCGGCATGGACACGGAGATGATCTCGGTCGCCGACGCCAAGGCGCGCAACGTGCTGATCGACGAGCGCCATTTCACCGGCGCGCTCTGGCGCGAGGACGGCGGCTATGTCGATCCCTGGCTGGTGACGCAGGCCTATGTCACCGCCGCCCGCCAGCTCGGCGCCGAGGTTCACCGCTTCACCAAGGTCGAGGCCCTCGTCCAGCGCCCCGACCGGACCTGGGACGTGGTCACCGACAAGGGCACCATCAATGCCGAGCATGTCGTCAATGCCGGCGGCCTGTGGGCACGCGAGGTCGGCCGTCTGGTCGGGCTCGAACTGCCGGTCCTGGCGATGGAGCACATCTATGTCGTCACCGAGCCGGTGCCGGCGCTGAAGGGCCTGCCGCGCGAGATCATCAACACTTCCGACTTCACCGGCGAGATTTATCTGCGCCAGGAGGGCGAAGGCGTGCTGCTCGGCACCTACGAGCAGGCCTGCAAGGTCTGGGCGCCGAAGGAGACGCCGGACGATTTCCACGGCCGCCTGCTGCCCGACGACATCGAGCGCATCGCGCCGGAACTGGAGCGCGGCTTCCGCCATTTCCCGGCGCTGGCCGAGGTCGGCATCAAGAAGGTGGTCAACGGCCCCTTCACCTTCTCGCCCGACGGCAACCCGCTGGTCGGCCCGGTCGAGGGCCTGCCCGGCTTCTGGTGCGCCTGCGCGGTCATGGCCGGCTTCAGCCAGGGCGGCGGCATCGGGCTGGTGCTGTCGCGCTGGATGGCCGAGGGCGATCCCGGCCAGGACGTGCTGGCCATGGATGTCGCCCGCTACGGCCACTTCGCGACGCCGCGCTACACCGCGATCAAGGTCCAGGAGAACTACCGCCGCCGCTTCCGCCTGACCTATCCGAACGAGGAGATGCCGGCCGCGCGCCCGCTGCGCCGCTCGCCGGTCTATGGCGCGCTCGACGCCGCCGGTGCGGTCTGGGGCAACAATTTCGGCCTGGAATCCCCGCTCTGGTTCGCCCACGAAGGGATCGACCGCACCGAGACGCCGACCTACCGGCGCTCGGAGGCCTTCGGGCCGGTCGGCGACGAATGCCGCGCCGTGCGCAATGCGGTCGGCCTGACCGAGATCACCAATTACGGCAAGTACGAAGTCACCGGCCGCGGCGCGCGCGCCTTCCTGGACCGCGTGTTCGCCTGCCGCATCCCCCGCCCCGGCCGTATGGCGCTCGCCCCGATGCTCAGCCCGCGCGGCCGCATCATCGGCGACCTGACCATCGCGTGCCTCGCCGAGGACCGCTACCTGATCGTCGGCTCCGGCTTCGCAGAACGCTTCCACATGCGCTGGTTCGCCGACCGCAACCCGCCCGACGACGTGTTCGTCCGCGCCGCCTCGTCGAGCTATGCCGGCTTCGCACTGTCCGGTCCGAAGGCGCGCGACGTGCTCGGCGCGCTCGCCGATTTCGACGTGTCGGCGGAGGGGTTCCGCCTGTTCGGCGTGCGCGAGGCACCCGTAGGCCTGTCGCCGGCCATCGTCCAACGCTGCGGCTTCACCGGCGAACTCGGCTACGAGATCTGGGTGACGCCCGACTACCTGCCGCAGCTCTACGACGACCTGACCGCGGCGGGACGGGATTTCGGCCTGCGGCTCTATGGCGGCCGCGCCGTTTCCTCGCTCCGGCTGGAAAAGAACTACGGTTCCTTCAACAAGGACTTCCGTCCCGACTACACTGCCGCCGAGACGGGCCTCGACGCCTTCGTGGATTTCGCCAAGACCGTCGACTTCACCGGCCGCGCCGCCGTGCTGGCCGAGCGCGAGACCGGGCCGAAGCGCCGCTTCGTCACGTTCAAGGTGGATGCCCCGCATGCGGACGTGGTCGGCTACGAGGTGGTGCTCAAGGACGGCAAGCCGGTCGGCCATGTCACGTCCGGCGGCTGGGGCCACGCGGTTGGCGCCAGCCTGGCGATGGGCTACGTGCCGGCGGCGCTCGCCCAGGACGGCGAGACCTTCGCCATCGACATTCTGGGCGTTGAATGTCCGGCCGTGATCACGGCGCGGCCGCTCTACGATCCCGAGGGCGCGAGGCTCCGGTCATGA
- a CDS encoding GntR family transcriptional regulator, which yields MPKSRSTAVAPDSPEEAGDDRGLPEDAIYEQIHHAIARQELAPGTRLREEELRRIFNVSRTRIRNVLTRLAYAGVVTLEPNRGASVARPTPKEAHDNFIARRAVEEAIVRLAADRLTPADLARLEANIDAECAARQKGDHAAMVWLSGEFHTLLAGVAGNTILARILRDLITREALVIATYERQGKPSCSHEEHSAILAALQRRDADAAVRLMLEHLGNVEDRLYFDPLERDTDLSRIFGRPERGDAG from the coding sequence ATGCCCAAGAGCCGGTCCACCGCCGTCGCGCCGGATTCTCCCGAGGAAGCCGGCGACGATCGCGGGCTGCCCGAGGACGCGATCTACGAGCAGATTCATCACGCCATCGCGCGGCAGGAGCTCGCCCCAGGCACACGCCTGCGCGAAGAAGAACTGCGCCGCATCTTCAATGTCAGTCGAACGCGCATCCGCAACGTGCTGACCCGGCTCGCCTATGCGGGCGTCGTCACGCTGGAGCCGAACCGCGGCGCCTCGGTCGCCCGGCCGACGCCGAAGGAGGCGCATGACAATTTCATCGCCCGGCGCGCCGTGGAGGAGGCGATCGTCCGGCTCGCCGCCGACCGCCTGACCCCGGCCGACCTGGCGCGTCTCGAAGCCAATATCGACGCCGAGTGCGCCGCCCGGCAGAAGGGCGATCACGCCGCGATGGTCTGGCTCTCCGGCGAGTTCCACACGCTCCTCGCCGGGGTCGCCGGCAACACCATCCTGGCCCGCATCCTGCGTGACCTGATCACCCGCGAGGCCCTGGTCATCGCCACCTACGAGCGCCAGGGCAAGCCGAGTTGCTCGCACGAGGAACACAGCGCCATCCTGGCCGCTCTGCAGCGCCGGGACGCCGATGCGGCCGTGCGACTGATGCTCGAACATCTCGGCAATGTCGAAGACCGTCTCTATTTCGATCCGCTGGAGCGCGATACCGACCTTTCGCGCATCTTCGGCCGGCCCGAAAGAGGCGACGCCGGCTAA
- a CDS encoding ABC transporter permease codes for MTTLFAILATLRRATGSVTGAVGFAIFVLVILAALFAPVIATHDPDALDVMNRFAPPSAAHWLGTDHLGRDLFSRLIHGATIAMSVALSAIALALAAGTVLGILAAYLSDRGERVILILFDVIAAFPSLVLALAIVAVFGPSTGVVVAIVALTMTPHFGRVARAQVLTLKNAPFLEAERILGASGTRIVFVHLLPNIMGPLVVLASMDIPVVITIEAGLSFLGLGVRPPLASWGTLIQDGYQFLSDSWIPVVVSSLALALATLGFTLFGEALRDAVDPRIGRER; via the coding sequence ATGACCACACTCTTCGCCATCCTGGCCACCCTCAGGCGCGCGACCGGCTCGGTCACCGGCGCGGTCGGGTTCGCGATCTTCGTCCTGGTCATCCTCGCCGCGCTGTTCGCCCCGGTGATCGCGACCCACGATCCCGACGCGCTCGACGTGATGAACCGCTTCGCGCCGCCCTCGGCCGCCCATTGGCTCGGCACCGACCATCTCGGCCGCGATCTCTTCTCCCGGCTGATCCACGGCGCGACCATCGCGATGAGCGTCGCCCTGTCGGCGATCGCCCTGGCGCTTGCCGCCGGCACCGTGCTCGGCATCCTGGCCGCCTATCTGTCGGACCGCGGCGAGCGGGTGATCCTGATCCTGTTCGACGTGATCGCCGCCTTCCCGAGCCTCGTGCTGGCGCTCGCCATCGTCGCCGTGTTCGGCCCCTCCACCGGTGTCGTCGTCGCCATTGTCGCCCTGACCATGACGCCGCATTTCGGCCGGGTCGCCCGCGCGCAGGTGCTGACGCTGAAGAACGCGCCCTTTCTCGAGGCCGAGCGCATCCTCGGCGCGTCCGGCACGCGCATCGTCTTCGTCCATCTCCTGCCCAACATCATGGGGCCGCTGGTCGTGCTCGCCTCGATGGACATCCCCGTGGTCATCACCATCGAGGCCGGACTGTCCTTCCTCGGCCTCGGCGTGCGCCCGCCACTCGCCAGCTGGGGCACCCTGATCCAGGACGGCTACCAGTTCCTGTCGGACAGCTGGATCCCTGTCGTCGTCTCGAGTTTGGCGCTGGCGCTGGCGACGCTCGGCTTCACCCTGTTCGGCGAGGCGCTGCGCGACGCCGTCGATCCGCGCATCGGCCGGGAGCGCTGA
- a CDS encoding HAL/PAL/TAL family ammonia-lyase: protein MTGIGDTPLTIADVERLVAGSAPIAISAAARARIGAARQVVDVYAAGTVPVYGLNTGLGGNIGFRIDRDAIPDFQAQLVVGRNVGLGAFLAEPICRAALLARIAGATKGGAGLSLGVIEQMTALFNAGVTPAIPEIGSIGAGDLGIAAHMGAALIGRGEAYHRGERLPAAVALERAGLRPIALEPKDGIALCNASTPMVGFGVVTLAELGRLLAAAIAVSALAFEAYGANPRIFDARIHAARPAAGQTHAAGLYRALIDGSPLVAAPRTVQDALSYRCLAPIVGSALAAYAQAVRELEIELNGEVDSPLVLTEAGEMLSSPNFHTPSIALAIDAITIALSHLAAAGAMRVVKLMNPTLSGLPKYLSPVGGPSAGFVPMQKTTAALEAEIRLGAAPASLGAMPVSDTVEDVAPMTLLAFRKLARQMEAFRLLVAVEATVAAQAADLRTDYGLSPAAAALHGIVRSAVPRLEQDRETGPDVMTVCRRLAEPAIATAIAERVGHLMPPGA, encoded by the coding sequence ATGACCGGGATCGGCGACACGCCGCTGACCATCGCCGATGTCGAGCGCCTCGTCGCCGGCTCGGCGCCGATCGCGATTTCCGCCGCCGCGCGCGCCCGGATCGGGGCCGCCCGTCAGGTCGTCGACGTCTATGCGGCCGGCACCGTCCCGGTCTACGGCCTGAACACCGGCCTCGGCGGCAATATCGGCTTCCGCATCGACCGCGACGCCATTCCGGACTTCCAGGCGCAGCTGGTCGTCGGCCGCAATGTCGGCCTCGGGGCCTTCCTGGCCGAGCCGATCTGCCGAGCCGCGCTGCTGGCGCGGATCGCCGGGGCAACCAAGGGCGGGGCCGGCCTGTCACTCGGCGTGATCGAGCAGATGACGGCCCTGTTCAATGCCGGCGTCACGCCCGCCATCCCCGAAATCGGCTCGATCGGCGCCGGCGATCTCGGCATTGCCGCCCATATGGGGGCGGCGCTGATCGGCCGCGGCGAGGCCTACCACCGCGGCGAGCGGCTGCCGGCGGCGGTGGCGCTGGAGCGCGCCGGGCTGAGGCCGATCGCGCTCGAACCGAAGGACGGCATCGCGCTCTGCAATGCCTCGACCCCGATGGTCGGCTTCGGCGTGGTGACGCTCGCCGAGCTCGGCCGCCTGCTCGCCGCCGCGATCGCCGTCTCCGCGCTGGCCTTCGAAGCCTATGGCGCCAATCCGCGGATCTTCGACGCGCGCATCCATGCCGCCCGGCCGGCCGCCGGCCAGACGCATGCCGCCGGTCTCTATCGCGCGCTCATCGACGGCAGCCCGCTGGTCGCCGCGCCGCGCACCGTGCAGGATGCCCTCTCCTACCGCTGCCTCGCCCCGATCGTCGGCTCCGCTCTCGCCGCCTACGCGCAGGCGGTCCGGGAACTGGAAATCGAGCTCAACGGCGAGGTCGACAGCCCCCTTGTCCTGACCGAGGCCGGCGAGATGCTGTCGAGCCCGAATTTCCATACGCCCTCGATCGCATTGGCGATCGACGCGATCACCATCGCCCTGTCGCATCTGGCGGCCGCCGGGGCGATGCGGGTCGTCAAGCTGATGAACCCGACCCTGTCGGGGCTGCCCAAATATCTCTCGCCGGTCGGCGGTCCCTCGGCCGGCTTCGTGCCGATGCAGAAGACGACCGCGGCGCTGGAAGCCGAAATCCGCCTCGGCGCGGCGCCGGCCAGCCTCGGCGCCATGCCGGTCTCCGACACGGTCGAAGACGTGGCGCCGATGACGCTGCTCGCCTTCCGCAAGCTCGCCCGCCAGATGGAGGCCTTCCGGCTGCTGGTCGCCGTGGAGGCGACAGTCGCCGCCCAGGCGGCGGATCTGCGCACCGACTACGGCCTGTCGCCCGCGGCGGCCGCCCTGCATGGCATCGTCCGCTCGGCGGTGCCGCGGCTCGAACAGGATCGCGAGACCGGTCCGGACGTGATGACGGTCTGCCGCCGCCTCGCCGAGCCGGCCATCGCCACCGCCATCGCCGAACGCGTCGGACACCTGATGCCGCCAGGCGCCTGA
- a CDS encoding ABC transporter substrate-binding protein, with amino-acid sequence MSISIDRRTFLAGTATAALTAAWGGPALAQQGPRDKITVRIDRDLANLDPAYRTGPWDANVCRVVYQRLMKQKVNSAELELDAAEKIDQISPTEIGFTLKPGLMFTDGYGEMTAEDVKFSFERIGLPPKGGQKESAYKADWGGLKGVEVTGKYTGKIVLEKPRANIFTTVIGDVSGCIVSKAAVEKLGADYPSKPVGTGPYKLTAIERQRGATLTRNPDYKGPAPALQEIAIRFISDPRTTDLALRSGEIDFAILAPAVAEPLKSVAGLTVSEQPSIAYVWLGMNVEKGPLADLKVRQAIRLGLDVDQMLAAGYNGKAPRLNTLLPPQIFGHWKEAPVYKRNVAEAKKLLAEAGVSGLKLKLTILNQPAYQNMALVARALLAEIGVTIEVDAQEGGTYWNAGNGDSGKNLDLFLLRFNGKHDPNFIMQWFVSGQTGTWNWQRWQNKDYDALFAAAAVELDPAKRGEMVVKAQQLMDQSAAFVWLTNEVNVLVHRSWLKPAGVPGWLDWQYDSWGLGA; translated from the coding sequence ATGTCCATCTCGATCGATCGACGCACGTTCCTCGCCGGGACCGCCACCGCCGCCCTGACGGCGGCCTGGGGCGGCCCGGCGCTCGCCCAGCAGGGCCCGCGCGACAAGATCACGGTCCGCATCGACCGCGATCTGGCCAATCTCGACCCGGCCTACCGGACCGGCCCCTGGGACGCCAATGTCTGCCGCGTCGTCTACCAGCGGCTGATGAAGCAGAAGGTCAATTCGGCCGAGCTCGAACTCGACGCCGCCGAGAAGATCGACCAGATCTCGCCGACCGAGATCGGCTTCACGTTGAAGCCCGGCCTGATGTTCACGGACGGCTACGGCGAGATGACCGCCGAGGACGTGAAGTTCTCCTTCGAACGCATCGGCCTGCCGCCCAAGGGCGGCCAGAAGGAGAGCGCCTACAAGGCCGACTGGGGCGGCCTCAAGGGCGTCGAGGTGACCGGCAAATATACCGGCAAGATCGTGCTGGAGAAGCCGCGCGCCAACATCTTCACCACGGTGATCGGCGACGTGTCCGGCTGCATCGTCTCCAAGGCCGCGGTCGAGAAGCTCGGCGCCGACTATCCGTCCAAGCCGGTCGGCACCGGCCCCTACAAGCTGACCGCGATCGAGCGCCAGCGCGGCGCCACGCTGACCCGCAATCCCGACTACAAGGGTCCGGCCCCGGCGCTGCAGGAGATCGCGATCCGCTTCATCTCCGATCCGCGCACCACCGACCTGGCGCTGCGCTCCGGCGAGATCGACTTCGCCATCCTGGCCCCGGCCGTCGCCGAGCCGCTGAAATCGGTCGCCGGTCTGACCGTCTCCGAACAGCCCTCGATCGCCTATGTCTGGCTCGGCATGAATGTCGAGAAGGGTCCGTTGGCCGATCTGAAGGTCCGTCAGGCGATCCGCCTCGGGCTCGATGTCGATCAGATGCTGGCGGCCGGCTACAACGGCAAGGCGCCGCGGCTCAACACGCTGCTGCCGCCGCAGATCTTCGGCCACTGGAAGGAGGCGCCGGTCTACAAGCGCAACGTCGCCGAGGCCAAGAAGCTGCTCGCCGAGGCCGGCGTCTCCGGGCTGAAGCTGAAGCTGACCATCCTCAACCAGCCGGCCTATCAGAACATGGCCCTGGTCGCCCGCGCGCTGCTCGCCGAGATCGGCGTGACCATCGAGGTCGACGCCCAGGAAGGCGGCACCTACTGGAATGCCGGCAACGGCGACAGCGGCAAGAATCTCGACCTGTTCCTGCTGCGCTTCAACGGCAAGCACGATCCGAACTTCATCATGCAGTGGTTCGTGTCCGGCCAGACCGGCACCTGGAACTGGCAGCGCTGGCAGAACAAGGACTACGACGCGCTGTTCGCGGCCGCCGCGGTCGAGCTCGATCCGGCCAAGCGCGGCGAGATGGTCGTCAAGGCGCAGCAGCTGATGGACCAGTCGGCGGCCTTCGTCTGGCTGACCAACGAAGTCAACGTGCTGGTGCATCGCAGCTGGCTGAAGCCGGCCGGCGTGCCGGGCTGGCTCGACTGGCAATATGACAGCTGGGGTCTCGGCGCCTGA
- a CDS encoding ABC transporter permease, translating into MPRLIKDERLAYVTSRLLTTVLIVFGAMVLLFALTALVPGDPAKTLLGPQASPELAKRFITEMGLDQPLHIRLWRFFGAVLTGNLGVDVISGKPVVQLVASVLPYTVILTFSAIGLSVLIGVPLGIHAATHRGSASDTILAFISVAFIAVPSFVIAIFLLLIFAIWLDWLPVLGTSRSGEFLDEARRMILPTLALAAGWIGFIARLVRSSMLEVLGEPYIRTARAYGLPERMITYKYALKNACIPTIAILGLGIGRLLGGAVLVEIVFARPGLGRLVYEAVSERNFPVVQGAVLVVVVLFVVVNLIVDLSYSAIDPRIRRSPGQGAGA; encoded by the coding sequence GTGCCCCGGCTCATCAAGGACGAGCGGCTCGCCTATGTGACGAGCCGCCTCTTGACCACCGTCCTGATCGTGTTCGGGGCGATGGTGCTCCTGTTCGCCCTGACCGCGCTCGTGCCGGGCGATCCTGCCAAGACGCTGCTCGGGCCGCAGGCCTCGCCCGAGCTGGCCAAGCGCTTCATCACCGAGATGGGGCTCGACCAGCCCCTGCATATCCGGCTCTGGCGCTTCTTCGGCGCGGTGCTGACCGGCAATCTCGGCGTCGACGTGATCTCCGGCAAGCCGGTGGTCCAGCTCGTCGCCTCCGTCCTGCCCTATACCGTCATCCTGACCTTCTCGGCGATCGGGCTTTCCGTCCTGATCGGCGTGCCGCTCGGCATCCATGCCGCCACCCATCGCGGCTCGGCGAGCGACACCATCCTGGCCTTCATTTCGGTCGCCTTCATCGCGGTGCCGAGCTTCGTCATCGCCATCTTCCTGCTCCTGATCTTCGCCATCTGGCTCGACTGGCTGCCGGTGCTCGGCACCAGCCGGTCGGGCGAATTCCTCGACGAGGCGCGGCGCATGATCCTACCGACGCTGGCGCTCGCCGCCGGCTGGATCGGCTTCATCGCCCGGCTGGTCCGCTCCTCGATGCTCGAAGTGCTGGGCGAGCCCTATATCCGCACCGCCCGCGCCTACGGCCTGCCGGAGCGGATGATCACCTACAAATACGCACTCAAGAACGCCTGCATCCCGACCATCGCCATCCTCGGCCTCGGCATCGGCCGGCTGCTCGGCGGCGCCGTGCTGGTCGAGATCGTGTTCGCCCGGCCGGGACTCGGCCGGCTGGTCTATGAGGCGGTGTCGGAGCGCAATTTCCCGGTCGTCCAGGGTGCGGTGCTGGTCGTCGTGGTGCTGTTCGTAGTCGTCAACCTGATCGTCGATCTGTCCTATTCGGCGATCGATCCGCGCATCCGGCGCAGTCCCGGCCAGGGGGCGGGCGCATGA